The Flavobacteriales bacterium genome contains a region encoding:
- the yajC gene encoding preprotein translocase subunit YajC translates to MNIITIFFNAEGGGNPLIFFVLVFGVFWFFMIRPQVKKQKQERKFREELKKGDKVITSGGLHGKIVEVSEKTVKIDVGSSIVLKFDKSGISAELSNAKE, encoded by the coding sequence ATGAATATTATTACAATTTTTTTTAACGCAGAAGGAGGAGGCAATCCGCTTATTTTCTTTGTTCTAGTTTTTGGTGTTTTTTGGTTTTTTATGATAAGACCTCAAGTAAAAAAGCAAAAGCAAGAACGTAAATTCAGAGAAGAACTTAAGAAAGGAGACAAGGTCATCACTTCAGGAGGCTTACACGGTAAAATAGTAGAGGTATCTGAAAAAACTGTAAAAATAGATGTTGGGAGCAGCATTGTTTTAAAATTTGATAAATCAGGAATCTCTGCTGAATTATCTAATGCCAAAGAATAA
- a CDS encoding DUF1573 domain-containing protein translates to MYKVFLISLSVCLFSCGDMSKKVGDNTKTPVKKEEVKPSLSSNLVMNDNTAESSSEKSGMPEFNFEKELHDFGQLVDGEKVSYSFKFTNSGDAPLIISNAKGSCGCTVPNWPRDPIAPGESGSIDVTFNSSGRSGKQNKAITLTANTNPNRKVINITSEVTSK, encoded by the coding sequence ATGTACAAAGTATTTTTAATATCCCTATCGGTTTGCTTATTCTCTTGTGGCGATATGTCCAAAAAAGTAGGAGATAACACAAAAACTCCTGTCAAGAAAGAAGAAGTAAAACCATCGCTTTCATCTAATCTAGTTATGAATGATAATACTGCAGAGTCTTCAAGCGAAAAATCAGGAATGCCAGAGTTTAATTTTGAAAAAGAATTACACGATTTCGGACAACTCGTAGATGGTGAGAAAGTATCATACTCTTTCAAATTCACCAATTCAGGAGATGCGCCATTAATTATTTCAAACGCTAAAGGTTCTTGTGGCTGTACAGTGCCTAACTGGCCTAGAGACCCTATTGCCCCAGGTGAATCTGGATCAATAGACGTAACTTTCAACAGTTCAGGAAGAAGCGGAAAACAAAATAAAGCCATAACTTTAACAGCAAATACTAACCCAAACAGAAAGGTGATTAATATCACTTCTGAAGTAACATCTAAATAA
- a CDS encoding dephospho-CoA kinase, whose product MKRIGLTGNIGSGKTTIASCFEILGVAVFNADKEAKLLMNKNIDLRQSLIAEFGEEVYLNNVLNRKYLSNLAFNDALVLKRLNALVHPHVQDAFEKWSIHQSGPYVIKEAAILFESNTYQSLDAIICISCPEEIRLKRILKRDDLSENEVRQRMSNQWAEEKKISLSDYTITNDNSCLVIPQLLSVHNALK is encoded by the coding sequence ATGAAAAGAATCGGCTTAACAGGAAATATAGGAAGTGGCAAGACTACAATAGCTTCTTGTTTTGAGATTCTTGGAGTAGCTGTTTTTAACGCCGATAAGGAGGCAAAGTTACTAATGAATAAGAATATTGATTTAAGGCAAAGCTTAATTGCTGAGTTTGGAGAAGAGGTGTATCTTAATAATGTGTTAAATCGTAAATATTTATCCAACTTGGCTTTTAATGATGCCTTAGTTTTAAAAAGGCTTAACGCTTTGGTGCACCCACATGTTCAAGATGCTTTTGAAAAATGGTCTATTCATCAAAGTGGGCCATATGTTATTAAGGAAGCTGCTATCTTGTTTGAAAGTAATACTTATCAGTCTTTAGATGCAATTATTTGTATTTCTTGCCCTGAAGAAATAAGACTTAAACGTATTTTAAAAAGAGATGATTTGTCAGAAAATGAAGTGAGGCAAAGAATGAGTAATCAATGGGCTGAAGAGAAGAAAATATCACTTTCAGATTATACTATCACAAATGACAATTCTTGTTTGGTAATACCACAACTATTAAGCGTTCATAATGCGTTAAAATAG
- a CDS encoding threonylcarbamoyl-AMP synthase, with amino-acid sequence MLVKIHPDNPNPRGIAQIVECLKDGGIIIYPTDTIYGIGCDIFQQKAVERIAKIKNVDLKKQNFSFICSDLSQLSDYTLPISRNTYKSMKRVLPGPYTFILKANGSIPKLFKTKKKTVGIRIPNHNIPQILVNEIGNPILSSSVHDEDAIMEYSTDPELIYERYSNKVDIVIDAGIGSLTPSTVVDYSSGKLEIVREGLGKTDELF; translated from the coding sequence ATGCTCGTTAAAATACACCCCGACAACCCCAACCCTAGAGGTATCGCTCAAATCGTAGAATGTTTGAAAGATGGCGGTATTATAATCTACCCAACAGATACTATTTATGGAATAGGTTGTGATATCTTTCAACAAAAAGCCGTAGAACGCATAGCGAAAATCAAAAATGTAGACCTTAAAAAGCAAAATTTTTCATTTATATGCTCAGATTTGAGCCAACTATCTGACTATACCTTACCCATTAGCAGAAACACTTATAAAAGTATGAAGAGGGTGCTACCCGGTCCATACACTTTTATTCTAAAAGCAAATGGAAGTATTCCAAAGCTGTTTAAAACCAAAAAGAAAACTGTAGGGATTAGAATACCAAACCACAATATTCCCCAAATTCTAGTAAACGAAATTGGCAACCCTATTTTATCCTCTTCAGTTCATGATGAAGATGCAATTATGGAGTATAGTACAGACCCAGAATTGATATACGAAAGGTATTCTAATAAAGTCGATATCGTAATTGATGCGGGAATAGGCTCTTTGACACCATCAACCGTAGTAGATTATTCTTCTGGCAAACTAGAAATTGTTCGTGAAGGGCTAGGAAAAACCGATGAACTATTTTAA